In one window of Burkholderia cenocepacia DNA:
- a CDS encoding cupin — MNIIRSAAFTADRAWGAVDIANLNGITVRLHWTDEPYRWHVNDGEEVFAVLDGRVEMRYREAGVEHATVLETGDVFHATVGTEHVAHPLGAARILVIETEGSV; from the coding sequence ATGAACATCATCCGGAGTGCCGCATTCACGGCGGACCGTGCGTGGGGCGCCGTCGACATCGCGAACCTGAACGGCATCACGGTGCGGCTGCACTGGACCGACGAGCCGTATCGCTGGCACGTGAACGACGGGGAGGAGGTGTTCGCGGTGCTCGACGGCCGCGTCGAGATGCGCTACCGCGAAGCGGGCGTCGAGCACGCGACGGTGCTCGAAACGGGCGACGTCTTCCATGCGACGGTCGGCACCGAGCACGTCGCGCATCCGCTCGGCGCCGCGCGCATCCTCGTGATCGAAACCGAAGGCAGCGTCTGA
- the dgoD gene encoding galactonate dehydratase, whose protein sequence is MKITRLETFVVPPRWLFLKIETDEGIIGWGEPVVEGRAHTVEAAVQELADYLVGRDPLLIEDHWQVMYRAGFYRGGPIMMSAIAGVDQALWDIKGKHHGVPVHALLGGQVRDRIKVYSWIGGDRPSDVANNARAVVERGFKAVKMNGSEELQIVDTYDKVEQVIANVAAVRDAVGPHVGIGVDFHGRVHKPMAKVLAKELDPYKLMFIEEPVLSENAEALRDIVNQTNTPIALGERLYSRWDFKHILAGGYVDIIQPDASHAGGITECRKIATLAESYDVALALHCPLGPIALAACLQLDAVSYNAFIQEQSLGIHYNQGNDLLDYLRNPEVFRYEDGFVAIPQGPGLGIDVNEEKVREMAKTGHRWRNPVWRHADGSVAEW, encoded by the coding sequence ATGAAAATCACCCGCCTCGAAACGTTCGTCGTCCCGCCCCGGTGGCTCTTCCTCAAGATCGAAACCGACGAGGGCATCATCGGCTGGGGCGAGCCGGTCGTCGAAGGCCGCGCGCACACGGTCGAGGCGGCCGTGCAGGAACTGGCCGACTACCTCGTCGGCCGCGACCCGCTGCTGATCGAGGATCACTGGCAGGTGATGTACCGCGCGGGTTTCTACCGCGGCGGCCCGATCATGATGAGCGCGATCGCGGGCGTCGACCAGGCGCTGTGGGACATCAAGGGCAAGCATCACGGCGTGCCGGTGCACGCGCTGCTCGGCGGCCAGGTGCGCGATCGCATCAAGGTGTATTCGTGGATCGGCGGCGACCGGCCGAGCGACGTCGCGAACAATGCACGCGCGGTGGTCGAGCGCGGCTTCAAGGCCGTGAAGATGAACGGCTCCGAAGAGCTGCAGATCGTCGACACCTATGACAAGGTCGAACAGGTGATCGCGAACGTCGCGGCGGTGCGCGACGCGGTCGGCCCGCACGTCGGGATCGGCGTCGACTTCCACGGCCGCGTGCACAAGCCGATGGCGAAGGTGCTCGCGAAGGAACTCGATCCGTACAAGCTGATGTTCATCGAGGAGCCGGTGCTGTCGGAAAACGCCGAGGCGCTGCGCGACATCGTCAACCAGACCAACACGCCGATCGCGCTCGGCGAACGGCTGTACTCGCGCTGGGACTTCAAGCACATCCTCGCGGGCGGCTACGTCGACATCATCCAGCCGGACGCATCGCACGCGGGCGGCATCACCGAGTGCCGCAAGATCGCGACGCTCGCGGAAAGCTACGACGTCGCGCTCGCGCTGCACTGCCCGCTCGGGCCCATCGCGCTCGCCGCGTGCCTGCAGCTCGACGCGGTCAGCTACAACGCGTTCATCCAGGAACAGAGCCTCGGCATTCACTACAACCAGGGCAACGACCTGCTCGACTACCTGCGCAACCCCGAGGTGTTCCGCTACGAGGACGGCTTCGTCGCGATCCCCCAAGGCCCGGGGCTCGGCATCGACGTGAACGAGGAGAAGGTGCGCGAGATGGCGAAGACCGGCCATCGCTGGCGCAACCCGGTGTGGCGCCACGCGGACGGCAGCGTCGCCGAGTGGTGA
- a CDS encoding c-type cytochrome yields the protein MESRVSSRRLFRPLLAVLMIGGAGLMSAAQAQTKPTEQAHAQQAPLKAPDTMAERVRGCTACHGVHGQGTDNDYFPRLAGKPAEYLYNQLVNFRDGRRKYPPMNYLLTYLNDDYLREIAEHFSAERPPYPTPAKPTLPAATLARGKQLVTQGDPARKLPACVACHGAGLTGMQPAIPGLVGLHADYLSAQLGAWRSGNRHAKAPDCMHDIAAKLSDEDVTAVTAWLAAQPAPANPVPAPARSMKTPLACGSEPQ from the coding sequence ATGGAGTCTCGTGTGTCTTCAAGACGCCTCTTCCGTCCGCTGCTCGCCGTTCTGATGATCGGCGGCGCGGGCCTTATGAGCGCTGCCCAAGCGCAGACCAAGCCCACGGAGCAAGCGCACGCCCAGCAGGCGCCGCTCAAGGCACCCGATACCATGGCCGAGCGCGTGCGCGGCTGTACCGCATGTCACGGCGTCCACGGCCAGGGCACGGACAACGACTATTTCCCGCGTCTTGCCGGCAAGCCGGCCGAGTACCTGTACAACCAGCTCGTCAACTTCCGTGACGGCCGGCGCAAGTACCCGCCGATGAACTATCTGCTGACGTACCTGAACGACGACTACCTGCGCGAAATCGCCGAGCACTTCTCGGCCGAACGTCCGCCGTATCCGACGCCGGCCAAGCCGACGCTGCCGGCCGCGACGCTCGCACGCGGCAAGCAGCTCGTCACGCAGGGCGACCCGGCCCGCAAGCTGCCTGCCTGCGTGGCCTGCCACGGCGCGGGCCTGACCGGCATGCAGCCGGCGATCCCGGGCCTCGTCGGCCTGCACGCCGATTACCTGAGCGCGCAGCTCGGCGCATGGCGCTCGGGCAACCGCCACGCGAAGGCACCCGATTGCATGCACGACATCGCCGCGAAGCTTTCCGACGAAGACGTGACGGCCGTGACCGCATGGCTCGCCGCGCAACCGGCGCCCGCCAACCCCGTGCCGGCCCCGGCGCGTTCGATGAAGACTCCGCTCGCCTGCGGCAGCGAACCGCAATAA
- a CDS encoding PAAR domain-containing protein: MSRKFILKGDTTDHGGVVLEGIANSSFDGRELAYLGAAVFCAACKSPGVIVSDGGERTMTVMGKVVALEHDLCQCQCTPLPKLIPSQATGTISG; encoded by the coding sequence ATGAGCCGCAAATTCATTCTGAAGGGCGACACGACCGATCACGGCGGCGTCGTGCTCGAAGGGATCGCCAATTCGTCGTTCGACGGGCGCGAACTCGCGTATCTCGGCGCAGCCGTGTTCTGCGCGGCGTGCAAGTCGCCGGGCGTGATCGTATCGGACGGCGGCGAGCGCACGATGACCGTGATGGGCAAGGTCGTCGCGCTCGAACACGACCTGTGCCAGTGCCAGTGCACGCCGCTACCGAAACTGATCCCCTCGCAGGCAACCGGGACGATCTCGGGGTGA
- a CDS encoding GlxA family transcriptional regulator, which translates to MPAAAPRSILVLAFPRAQLLDVTGPLQVFASVNELALERGQPAPYAPRVVAVEAGPVETSSGLVVMAESLRAAARRPDTLIVAGGKGVHAASKDARVVRWVRQQAGRARRVASVCTGAFLLAEAGLLDGRRAVTHWARCDEFAARYPSVRVEPDPIFIREGALWTSAGVTAGIDLALALVEEDLGRATALDVARELVVFLKRPGGQAQFSTMLSMQRTADRFGELHAWMAEHLTADLSVPALAERVSMSERSFVRHYRAETGRTPARAVEQIRVEAAQRLLGETAWPVKRIAGRCGFGSEETLRRSFVRVLGVSPQGYRERFVR; encoded by the coding sequence ATGCCTGCCGCCGCCCCGCGTTCGATCCTGGTCCTCGCGTTTCCCCGTGCGCAACTGCTCGATGTGACGGGCCCGTTGCAGGTGTTCGCGTCCGTCAATGAGCTCGCGCTGGAGCGCGGGCAGCCGGCGCCGTATGCGCCGCGCGTCGTGGCCGTCGAAGCGGGGCCCGTCGAGACGTCGTCGGGCCTCGTCGTGATGGCCGAGTCGCTGCGCGCGGCCGCGCGCCGTCCCGACACGCTGATCGTCGCCGGCGGCAAGGGCGTGCACGCGGCGTCGAAGGACGCGCGGGTGGTTCGCTGGGTGCGGCAGCAGGCCGGGCGCGCGCGGCGCGTGGCGTCGGTCTGCACCGGCGCGTTCCTGCTCGCCGAGGCCGGCTTGCTCGACGGGCGGCGCGCGGTCACGCACTGGGCGCGCTGCGACGAATTCGCGGCGCGCTACCCGAGCGTGCGCGTCGAGCCGGACCCGATCTTCATCCGCGAAGGCGCGCTGTGGACGTCGGCCGGCGTGACGGCCGGCATCGATCTCGCGCTCGCGCTGGTCGAGGAGGATCTCGGGCGGGCGACCGCGCTCGACGTCGCGCGCGAACTCGTCGTATTCCTGAAGCGTCCGGGCGGGCAGGCGCAGTTCAGCACGATGCTGTCGATGCAGCGCACCGCCGACCGGTTCGGCGAGTTGCACGCATGGATGGCCGAGCACCTGACGGCCGACCTGTCGGTGCCCGCGCTCGCCGAGCGCGTGAGCATGAGCGAGCGCAGCTTCGTGCGCCACTATCGCGCGGAAACCGGCCGCACGCCCGCGCGTGCGGTCGAGCAGATCCGTGTCGAGGCCGCGCAACGCCTGCTCGGCGAAACGGCCTGGCCCGTCAAGCGGATCGCCGGGCGTTGCGGCTTCGGTTCGGAGGAGACGCTGCGGCGCAGCTTCGTGCGCGTGCTGGGCGTATCGCCGCAGGGATATCGCGAGCGGTTCGTGCGGTGA
- a CDS encoding DJ-1/PfpI family protein, whose translation MTLHIGLLVFPGVQQLDLTGPHDVLASLPDATVHLVWKSRDAVASSSGLALAPTCTFDDCPPLDVICIPGGIGINELLLDAETIAFVQQRAATARYVTSVCTGSLLLGVAGLLRGRRATTHWAFHALLEPLGAIPVRERVVRDGNLVTGGGVTAGIDFALTIAAELVGDEAAQAIQLQLEYAPAPPFDAGSPDTAPAAVVKRVTERSAAGFAKRKQIIEQALRATLR comes from the coding sequence ATGACCCTGCATATCGGCCTTCTCGTCTTTCCAGGCGTCCAGCAACTCGACCTCACCGGCCCGCACGACGTGCTCGCGTCGCTGCCGGACGCAACCGTCCATCTGGTGTGGAAGTCGCGCGACGCAGTCGCGTCGAGCAGCGGCCTCGCGCTCGCGCCGACCTGCACGTTCGACGACTGCCCGCCGCTCGACGTGATCTGCATCCCGGGCGGCATCGGCATCAACGAACTGCTGCTCGATGCCGAAACGATCGCGTTCGTGCAGCAGCGCGCGGCCACCGCGCGCTACGTGACGTCGGTCTGCACGGGCTCGTTGCTGTTGGGCGTGGCGGGTCTGCTGCGGGGACGGCGCGCGACGACGCACTGGGCGTTCCACGCGCTGCTCGAACCGCTGGGTGCGATACCCGTGCGCGAGCGCGTCGTGCGCGACGGCAACCTCGTCACGGGCGGCGGCGTGACGGCCGGCATCGACTTCGCGTTGACGATCGCCGCGGAGCTGGTCGGCGACGAAGCCGCGCAGGCGATCCAGCTGCAACTCGAATATGCGCCCGCGCCGCCGTTCGACGCGGGCTCGCCCGACACCGCGCCGGCGGCGGTCGTGAAGCGCGTCACCGAACGTTCGGCCGCCGGCTTCGCGAAGCGCAAGCAGATCATCGAGCAGGCGCTGCGCGCCACGTTGCGCTGA
- a CDS encoding LysR family transcriptional regulator, with protein MDELLPMRLFVKVAELRSFARAATELNISNSSATRLVMSIEDRLGARLLNRTTRSLSLTDAGHLYLAQIRHVIDEIDRVEDTIASMHHEPIGSLKIAAPVMFGMHVLAPAIDAFKMRHPAIVPEVTIVDRHVDLVSEGFDVGLLLSQHISNNTLVKRPLTRLRQLVCAAPQYVERHGTPAHPQDLASHACLAFHADFMGEYLSFDHDQTRITVRPNKSASSNNVGLIRNWALSGMGIAVLPDFLVKSDLDDGRLLALLPGYRLEALEMNVAYPSRRHFPRNARLFVDHLIDHFVS; from the coding sequence ATGGATGAACTCCTACCGATGCGACTATTCGTCAAGGTCGCCGAACTTCGCAGTTTCGCGCGCGCCGCCACGGAACTGAACATCTCCAACTCGTCGGCCACCCGCCTCGTCATGAGCATCGAGGACCGGCTCGGCGCACGCCTGCTGAATCGCACCACCCGCAGCCTGTCGCTGACCGACGCAGGCCACCTCTATCTGGCGCAGATACGTCACGTGATCGACGAAATCGACCGGGTGGAGGACACGATCGCCTCGATGCACCACGAACCGATCGGATCGCTGAAAATCGCCGCGCCGGTCATGTTCGGGATGCACGTGCTCGCGCCGGCCATCGATGCGTTCAAGATGCGCCACCCGGCCATCGTGCCGGAAGTCACGATCGTGGACCGTCACGTCGATCTCGTGTCGGAGGGCTTCGACGTCGGGCTGCTGCTGTCCCAGCACATCAGCAACAACACGCTGGTGAAGCGCCCGCTCACGCGGCTCAGGCAGCTCGTCTGCGCCGCACCGCAATATGTCGAGCGGCACGGCACGCCCGCGCATCCGCAGGATCTCGCGTCGCACGCCTGCCTGGCGTTCCATGCCGATTTCATGGGCGAATACCTGTCGTTCGATCACGACCAGACGCGCATCACCGTACGCCCGAACAAGTCCGCGTCGTCGAACAACGTCGGGCTGATCCGGAACTGGGCGCTGTCCGGCATGGGCATCGCGGTCCTGCCCGACTTCCTCGTCAAGTCGGATCTCGACGACGGCCGGCTGCTCGCGCTGCTGCCCGGCTATCGGCTCGAGGCCCTCGAGATGAACGTCGCGTACCCGAGCCGCCGGCACTTTCCGCGCAACGCCCGACTTTTCGTCGATCACCTGATCGACCATTTCGTCAGTTGA
- a CDS encoding DUF1272 domain-containing protein, whose translation MLELRPGCECCDKDLPPDSAEARICTFECTFCATCADDVLKGRCPNCGGDLVARPRRPASLLAKYPPSTERIHKPGGCANA comes from the coding sequence ATGCTCGAACTGCGCCCCGGCTGCGAATGCTGCGACAAGGACCTGCCGCCCGATTCGGCGGAAGCACGCATCTGTACATTCGAATGTACGTTTTGCGCGACTTGCGCGGACGACGTGCTGAAGGGCCGCTGCCCGAACTGCGGCGGCGACCTGGTCGCGCGCCCGCGGCGGCCGGCGAGCCTGCTCGCGAAGTACCCGCCGTCGACGGAACGGATCCACAAGCCGGGCGGCTGCGCGAACGCCTGA
- a CDS encoding LysR family transcriptional regulator codes for MDRIQAMEVFTRVVDANSFTRAADTLAMPRASVTTIIQNLEALLGVRLMHRTTRRLSLTPEGAAYYEHCMKIIAEIAEADASFQAGNRKPSGVLRVHMPSSLGRRVVLPSLSIFRQRYPDITLELGLSDRYVDPVEEGIDCMIRVGPLEDSSMVARRIGMLKRVTCASPDYLARHGEPNEIADLVEHHAVNFRSSHGARAIPWVFMIDGKPFEVRMNGSVTVNDSDAYVTCGLEGFGMIQPTLFMVLPHLLDGSLVEVLPDSNPKPKPISIVYPHNRHLSQKVRVFADWIAEVFESTPALEGGENWRGKLRAETPDTQRGAVVA; via the coding sequence ATGGACCGCATCCAGGCAATGGAGGTTTTTACCCGCGTGGTCGACGCGAACAGCTTCACGCGGGCGGCCGACACGCTCGCGATGCCGCGCGCATCGGTGACGACCATCATCCAGAATCTCGAGGCGCTGCTCGGCGTGCGCCTGATGCACCGGACGACGCGCCGGTTGTCGCTGACGCCGGAGGGCGCCGCGTACTACGAGCATTGCATGAAGATCATCGCGGAGATCGCCGAGGCCGACGCGAGTTTCCAGGCCGGCAACCGCAAGCCGAGCGGCGTGCTGCGCGTCCACATGCCGAGTTCGCTCGGGCGGCGCGTCGTGCTGCCGTCGCTGTCGATCTTCCGGCAGCGCTATCCGGACATCACGCTCGAGCTGGGGCTGTCCGACCGCTACGTCGATCCGGTCGAGGAGGGCATCGACTGCATGATCCGGGTCGGGCCGCTCGAGGATTCGTCGATGGTCGCGCGGCGCATCGGGATGCTCAAGCGCGTGACGTGCGCGTCTCCCGATTACCTCGCCCGTCACGGCGAGCCGAACGAGATTGCCGATCTCGTCGAGCATCACGCGGTGAATTTTCGCTCGAGCCACGGCGCGCGGGCGATTCCGTGGGTGTTCATGATCGACGGCAAGCCGTTCGAGGTGCGGATGAACGGCAGCGTCACGGTCAACGACTCGGATGCCTACGTGACGTGCGGGCTCGAAGGCTTCGGGATGATCCAGCCGACGCTGTTCATGGTGCTGCCGCACCTGCTCGACGGGTCGCTGGTCGAGGTGCTGCCGGACAGCAATCCGAAGCCAAAGCCGATCTCGATCGTCTACCCGCACAACCGGCATCTGTCGCAGAAGGTGCGCGTGTTCGCCGACTGGATCGCGGAGGTATTCGAGTCGACGCCGGCGCTGGAGGGCGGGGAGAACTGGCGGGGGAAGCTGCGGGCGGAGACGCCGGATACGCAGCGCGGAGCGGTGGTGGCGTAG
- a CDS encoding CopD family protein has protein sequence MKFDSLWIGQVALAALMDAAFAMAVGSALLKAWLGKDGARPVVAPSHPAWLRAQHSLVAAALALVLADLGWLVYEAAAMSGAGLGGAFAAIPVMLMQTHTGFAWSVAFAGAVVLAFVALAKPDGPLAHAVLWLAVIVVAAGKASLGHAADSGVLSAAVGVQTLHLLATAVWGGLVLAGGLAVLPALGTSVARGALIRIGQHLSRTSIVAVVFVLGTGVLNAIRGLGGSLAPLDGSTWGRVLLLKLLLVALALVLGGLNRFSALPRLRRTASTEDAHTFRNILHLEGMTMIGVFVAAAVLSFSVPGFAALG, from the coding sequence ATGAAGTTCGACAGCTTGTGGATCGGTCAGGTCGCGCTCGCGGCGCTGATGGATGCGGCGTTCGCGATGGCGGTCGGCTCGGCGCTGCTCAAGGCGTGGCTCGGCAAGGACGGCGCGCGGCCGGTCGTCGCGCCGTCGCACCCCGCATGGCTGCGCGCGCAACATTCGCTGGTCGCGGCGGCGCTGGCGCTGGTGCTCGCCGATCTCGGCTGGCTCGTCTACGAGGCCGCGGCGATGAGCGGCGCGGGGCTCGGCGGCGCGTTCGCCGCGATTCCCGTGATGCTGATGCAGACGCACACGGGCTTCGCGTGGAGCGTCGCGTTCGCCGGCGCGGTGGTGCTCGCGTTCGTCGCGCTCGCGAAGCCGGACGGCCCGCTCGCGCATGCGGTGCTGTGGCTCGCGGTGATCGTGGTCGCGGCCGGCAAGGCCTCGCTCGGCCATGCGGCCGATAGCGGCGTGCTGTCCGCGGCGGTCGGCGTGCAGACGCTGCACCTGCTGGCCACCGCCGTATGGGGCGGCCTCGTGCTCGCGGGCGGGCTCGCGGTGCTGCCCGCGCTGGGGACGTCGGTCGCGCGCGGCGCGCTGATCCGTATCGGCCAGCACCTGTCGCGCACGTCGATCGTTGCGGTCGTGTTCGTGCTCGGCACGGGCGTGCTCAACGCGATCCGCGGGCTCGGCGGCTCGCTCGCGCCGCTCGACGGCAGCACGTGGGGGCGCGTGTTGCTGCTGAAGCTGCTGCTCGTCGCGCTCGCGCTCGTGCTCGGCGGCCTCAACCGCTTCTCGGCGCTGCCGCGCCTGCGCCGCACCGCGTCGACCGAGGACGCGCACACGTTCCGCAACATCCTGCATCTCGAAGGGATGACGATGATCGGCGTGTTCGTCGCGGCGGCCGTGCTGTCGTTCAGCGTGCCGGGGTTCGCGGCGCTCGGCTGA
- a CDS encoding GFA family protein → MLYRGSCHCGDVTFEAEGDLQGVMACNCSICRRKGALMWFVPRDHMKLLTPDENLATYMFNKHVIRHRFCKRCGIHAFGEGVDPKGTAMAAINVRCLDGVDLDALPVTHYDGRSH, encoded by the coding sequence ATGCTTTATCGCGGAAGCTGTCATTGTGGAGACGTGACGTTCGAGGCGGAAGGCGACCTGCAGGGCGTGATGGCGTGCAACTGCTCGATTTGCCGGCGCAAGGGCGCGCTGATGTGGTTCGTGCCGCGAGACCACATGAAGCTGCTGACACCCGACGAGAATCTTGCCACCTACATGTTCAACAAGCACGTGATCCGGCATCGCTTCTGCAAGCGCTGCGGGATTCACGCGTTCGGCGAAGGCGTCGATCCGAAGGGCACCGCGATGGCCGCGATCAACGTGCGCTGCCTCGACGGCGTCGACCTCGACGCGCTGCCCGTCACGCACTACGACGGCCGTTCGCACTGA
- a CDS encoding FadR/GntR family transcriptional regulator yields the protein MIQRDLHGQTAFRLATAILRGDYPPESLLPREPDLMEMYGVSRTVMREALRTLTSKGLVESRPKVGTRVRPRRAWNLLDADLLDWYARVAPPLAFALKLQEMREMIEPHAAALAARTHTPEAFDAIDGAVRAMAAARNVDEWVRADLHFHLSVLEAGGNELLVPLGALIDRTLEAQLQLNARRADVYNASLAEHTAVSDAIRVRDENGARRAMATLLAVTRARIEMS from the coding sequence ATCATTCAACGCGACCTGCATGGACAGACGGCCTTCCGGCTCGCGACGGCGATCCTGCGCGGCGACTATCCGCCCGAATCGCTGCTGCCGAGGGAACCCGACCTGATGGAGATGTACGGCGTGAGCCGCACGGTGATGCGCGAGGCGCTGCGCACGCTGACGTCGAAGGGGCTGGTCGAATCGCGGCCGAAGGTCGGCACGCGCGTGCGGCCGCGCCGGGCGTGGAACCTGCTCGATGCCGACCTGCTCGACTGGTATGCGCGTGTCGCGCCGCCGCTCGCATTCGCGCTGAAGCTGCAGGAGATGCGCGAGATGATCGAGCCGCACGCGGCCGCGTTGGCCGCGCGCACCCATACGCCCGAAGCATTCGACGCGATCGACGGCGCGGTGCGCGCGATGGCCGCTGCACGCAACGTCGACGAATGGGTGCGCGCCGATCTGCACTTTCACCTGAGCGTGCTGGAGGCCGGCGGCAACGAGCTGCTGGTGCCGCTCGGCGCGCTGATCGATCGCACGCTCGAGGCGCAACTGCAGCTGAATGCGCGCCGGGCGGACGTGTACAACGCGTCGCTTGCCGAGCATACGGCCGTCAGCGACGCGATTCGCGTGCGCGACGAGAACGGCGCGCGCCGCGCGATGGCGACGCTGCTTGCGGTGACGCGCGCACGGATCGAGATGTCGTGA